A section of the Flavobacteriales bacterium genome encodes:
- a CDS encoding outer membrane lipoprotein carrier protein LolA, translating to MMKKLLFIALMALGWPAVGQQDPEAKKLLDKVSEATKSNENIALDFSVTLENKSANIPASTMSGKILISGEKYRLELEGNEQISNGERIWRVLRDDEVVETMSVDDLEEEGLTPSRLLTMYESGFKYKMGDRKAHRMHEVQLIYLFPEDASSAPYTSIELAIDVQTNQIVYLMEKGKDGTITTYEIVTFRTNVDAPASAFAFDKTKYLGFEIIDVGF from the coding sequence ATGATGAAGAAATTACTGTTCATTGCCTTGATGGCATTAGGTTGGCCGGCTGTAGGTCAGCAGGACCCGGAAGCAAAGAAACTTTTGGATAAGGTTTCCGAGGCCACAAAAAGTAACGAGAATATCGCCTTGGACTTTTCTGTAACCCTCGAGAATAAATCGGCGAACATCCCGGCGAGCACCATGAGCGGGAAAATCCTGATCAGTGGTGAAAAGTACCGCTTGGAGTTAGAAGGAAACGAGCAAATCAGCAACGGAGAACGCATTTGGCGCGTTTTGCGCGACGATGAAGTGGTAGAGACCATGTCGGTTGACGACCTTGAAGAAGAAGGGTTGACACCAAGCCGACTTTTGACCATGTACGAGAGCGGGTTCAAGTACAAGATGGGCGATCGTAAAGCGCACCGAATGCACGAGGTTCAGTTGATCTACTTATTTCCTGAGGACGCCTCATCCGCGCCTTATACGAGTATTGAGTTGGCCATCGATGTACAGACCAACCAAATCGTTTATTTAATGGAAAAAGGGAAGGATGGCACTATCACTACGTACGAGATCGTTACTTTCCGAACGAACGTCGATGCTCCGGCCAGTGCTTTCGCCTTTGACAAAACCAAATATCTCGGATTCGAGATCATCGATGTTGGATTCTAA